The genomic interval GGTCTTCGGATCGAGCCCCATTCTAGCCCCTCCCATTTCGTGAATATCTAACCCAGGCGCCTGAGTAGCGTCATTTCTTTTTATGTTAATAAATCCGGCTTTTTCAAACATTTCCTCAAATTGATCAAGATAATCAGCTTTCATTTTAACATCATTCTCGTCGTAGTCGACTGAAATCCGTATCAGCGGCATTCCCCATTCGTCTTTCTCTGATTCGTCCAATTTAATGAATGATTCTTTTTTAGGAATGGTTTCGCCCATCATATGTGACCCAACGTTCCAAATGCCTAGTTTTGGGTTGTTTAGTGATTCTTTGAGGTTAATACCAATCCCCTCTTGATCTGTATATGTATTTCTACGCGCACTAAACCCAGCCGCATAACCGCGTAGAAAATCAGTCTCCTGTTTGTAAAGATTTCGGAAACGTGGGATATAACCACCCCCCGCTGGATTCCGGCCATCCGTTGAAAAATTCAAATCCCCTTCGTATTGCGCTGAAATCCGCGCACTATAATTGTGGAATGCAAAATAGCGTCCAAGCAGTTCGTTCTCATTCCCGAGGCCGTTTTCATGTACTTTTGATTTTGAATTTAAAAGCAGGGCAACAGAATTAACGGCAGATCCGTTAACAAATACAACTTTCGCAAAATACTCAGTAACTTCCTTTGTTTCTGCGTCAATCACGCGTACCCCTTTTGCTAAACCCGTATTTTCATCGACAATGATAGATTCTGCGATTGCGTTGTTAATTAAGGTAAGGTTGCCAGTCTTTTCCGCCCAAGGAATTGTTGATGAATTGCTGCTAAAATAACCACCAAACGGACAACCTCGTTGGCAAAGCACCCGGTTCATACACTTCGCGCGCCCTTGTTCAAGATGTATAGGTTGCGGTTCGGATAGGTGTGCGCACCTTGCCGATATAACCGTTCTATTGGAATAGTTATCATGTAGAAAACCTTTGAAGTACTCCTCAACTGTATTCAACGGATAAGCGGGTAAAAATTCACCATCTGGCAACTGAGGCAGGTTGTCTTTGTTTCCTGATATACCGGCAAACTTTTCTACATAGCTATACCAAGGAGCAATATCTTTATAACGAATTGGCCAGTCAACAGCGAATCCATCCCTCGCTGGTCCTTCAAAGTCAAAATCGCTCCAGCGCTGTGTCTGGCGTGCCCATAACAGTGATTTTCCTCCAGTCTGATAGCCGCGTATCCAGTCGAAAGGCTTTTCTTGTATATAAGGGTGCTCTTTGTCTTTTACGAAAAAATGCATTGCATCTTCTCTAAACGCATAACAACGACTAACAATGGGGTTTTCTTTTTTAATAGCGTAAGGGACTTCAAGATTGTGCTCAAATTCATAAGGCGCCATGTTCGTCGTTGGATAATCCTTCACGTGCTTAACATCTTTCCCACGTTCCAGAACCAAGGTTTTGAATCCCTTTTCTGTAAACTCTTTGGCTGCCCAGCCGCCGCTAATACCAGAACCTACAACAATAGCATCAAAGCTATTACCAGAATTATTATTTGCCATGTTATTTATGCTATTTTATAGAAAGCATTATATCGCCCCGGAACCAGTTCATAAGGAACTACCTCTGTCATATAATACTTGGAGTTGGTATAACCTCGGATTGTTAGTCTTTTGATGAGAGAATAAAACTTTTCGATCGTTTCTTTTTCTTCCATTTCCCGCTCTTCCGTTACTTCTAACTCACCTGTTTCGATTGTTTTTAGATATTCTGCACGCTGGGTCGGATTTGCTTTTTCAAAACTAATGTCATTCAGACGATTAAATTTTGACTCAAAGGCTACCAGCCCCTTCCCGAATAATTTTTGTTGTTCTTCATCACCACAGTCTTCGATCATTTTTTTTATAAAATTATGCAGTCCTAAAGTTTTACTACCCGGAGTCGTCGTTTCAGGAATGATCGTTTCTCCCAGTTCTGCCAGAACAATATCTGCCTGGCCCAGTGTTCCTTTACACGAAGGAAGATATGGCAGAAAGGCAACCCCGCCCGCCAAAATGATTGTATTTCTTAAAAAAGATTTTCTATCCAATGCCTTGTATTTTTTATTCTTTGTCCGATGAATAATTTATCCGCTTATAATTCTGGTACTTTTATTAAGAGTCAATTAAAAGTACAAAATTTATCATCGATTGCAAGTGAACTTTTGCATCTGACCCAAAAAGTTAACTTGTTTTACTTGGCCTCACTTCGATTTTACTTGGAAGCGTGCGGCTATTCATTTTAAGGAGATCAACCACAATTTCACCCATATCTTCTTTTTGTATTTTCCAATGGTCTTCATTATTTACCTCGTGATTATTGAAGGCAGTGGCTACCGAACCGGGCATTATCGTTGTCACTCGGACTCCGGCATTGCGCAAATCCAGCATAACAGCTTGCGTAAAGCCTGTTAAACCAAATTTACTTGCATTATAGGCAGATCCTCCTGCAAAAAAATTGGTTCCTGCAAGGCTGGATATGGTGATAAAATATCCCTGACTAGCTTTTAAGGCTTCTACAGATGCTTTTATACTGTAAAATGGACCCGTAAGGTTTGTGTCAATGGTCTCGTGCCACTGTTCAATGGTCAGTTCTTCAACTGGAGCAAAATGCCCAACACCCGCATTTGCTACGAAAACATCCAGTTTCCCCCACTTGTCCAATGTTTGCTGAACAGCGTCTTTCTGCTGTTCAAACGAACGGGTATCGGCTTTAAAGCCGATTATCTCGCCGGAACCAATCTCCTTCAATACCTCTACGGTTTTATCGACCCGCTCTTTGGAACGCGAGGTAATCGCTACCCGATAACCTTCTTTCAATAAACTTTCTGCAATTCCTAACCCGATACCTGAGCTTCCACCAGTAATGAACGCTACTTTGTTTTTATTTTGCTCTGTCATGTTTTTATTTTTTTAATATTATTCTTCGACTATAATTTTCCATCCACAACTTCCGTCGGCCCTACTTCATAGTAAGACGGAACTTCGGAAAAACGCATGATTACACTATTCGGATTAATCACAGCGCCTTCTCCAATCACAACTTCGGCCCCTACATAAACACCTGGATAAGTGGTTACAAAATCACCAACTACGGCGTCATGGTCAATCGTGACGTTAGCATTGATGATCACATGCTTCCCGATGCGCGCACCTGATTGAATAACCGCGCCGGCTAAGACAACAGTACCTTCCTCTATGATAGCGTCTGAAGCAACAACAGCGTCAGGATGTACCAAAATTGAATAACCGTGTTTCACCTTTTCGAAAAGAAGTTTTCTGACACGTGAATTTCCAATTCCCAACACAAGCAGCTTTCCAGGGGCGAATGAAGCATCGTACGGCCGTACTTCTATTCCTTTTATTTCACTAATCTGGTTTGAATCATCAAAAAAAGCGTAAACCTCCAGGTTCGTTTTTTCAATCAAGTCTTTTAGTACTTTCGCATGGCCCCCGGCGCCATATATCAGATAGTTATTTGTCGTCATTCAGCGAATTTAATTAAAATAATGATAAGACTGCTTACGTACTACTTATTCTACATTCTCCCTGTTATCGGTTTGCTCTTCGTTGCCTTCTTCGATTAATTCGTCAACTTTTTCCATTTCATCTTCTTCCAATTCTTTTACCTCATCTTCTTGCCTATCCGCTGATTGATTGTCAACATGAAACGTACATCCAATGGGAAAATGATCTGAACCAATAGATGGATAAATAAAGAGTTTATCGATTATAATATCCGGGCTGTGAAATAATAAATCTAATGGAACCCTAAAAAACCAATATTTAGCGTGAAATGTAGATAAGATACCACGACCGATCCGAGCGTCAATTAACTCACTCGTTTTCTTAAACAGAATAGAACTTTTCGCCCATGCTACATTGTTGAAGTCGCCGGTAACCACGACCGCTTTATCATTATATGATCGGATTTTTTTAGCAACGCATAGTAAATCACCATCCCTTTCTTTTGAATTCTCTTCTTCCGTAGGACTCGGCGGTGGCGGATGTACACCGAAAAACATAAATCGGTAGCCGTCTGCTGTCTCAAGTTCTGCTTCGATACTGGGAAGGTCATCAGCGACAAAATAATGAGTCGTAACGTTAATAACTTTCAATTTTGTATAGAAATGCATACCATAGGTATTCTCAAGAGCGACTTTCTCCTGGTAAGGGTACTCGTCTTCTAACACCTGCATGGAGCGCTCCCAATCGCTGTTACTCTCCATGGTCAAAACAATATCGGGTTTTTCGTTTTGTACAAGGTTGATCAGTTCGTCATGCTCTTTGTTAAATTGATAGACATTACAAGAGATAATCTTGATTTTGTCTGAAGCGAACTTGCTTTTCTCAATTTTTTGTGTGCGCCAAAACTTGGTATAGCGTATTAAAATATAGAGGTGATATATGATCAATCCGAATTGCAGCGATTGTATAACCCAAAAGAAGGCTGAGGGCTGAACAAATACAAATGCTAATGGGAATACAATGACCTGCAGGAATAGCAATTGTAGTTTAATGAATTCCGGCACACGAAACACCCAATGCTGATGTTGTATAAACGGCAAAAGGCTCAGCACAATTAAGAGTACCGAAAGAGTATTCATCAAGATATTCATAAGTTTAACTCAAATTCCTACTCGCAATATAGAAATTTTTTAGATGGTCGGGATAACTAGAATTTTTATCTCAGGTGTCTATTATTGATTTTATTTTTTATCTTGCATTTGCAACCTTAATTATGATAATCCTTAGATAGATATGCTCATAGATATCAATGCTTATGTGGGTCATTGGCCGTTTAAGCAGCTACAATATAATACTTGCGAATCACTTTTGACACGGATGAATAAGTTCGGGGTGAATGTTTCTGTAATTAGCAATTTGAATGGAATTTTTTATAAAAATTCCCAAGCTGCTAACAGAGAACTGCATGAAAAACTTCGATCTGACAAGCGTTTCTCTAAACGATTCATACCTTTTGCCGTTATCAATCCCATGTACGCCGGATGGAAAAATGATTTTCATGAAAGTATCCATAAATTTGGTATGAAAGGTTTGCGTCTTTATCCTCAATATCATGATTACGATATCTCCGACCCTGCTTTGGTAGAGCTCGTAAAAATGGCACGCGATGAAGGTATTCCTGTTGCTTTCACCATACGGATGGTCGACAGTCGACAGCGTTCATGGATGGATATCGATTATGTTGCAGGTAGTAGAAAACCCGAATGGAACTTGGCGAATATTACTCCGATCATCCAGCTCGTTCCCGACGCAAAATATATGATTCTCAATATTGCGAATGGACTGACTCTTCGAGAGGAAATGAGCAGTATCTTTAAAAAAGCGGACGTACTTATGGACACATCCGGTCGGTCTTTAAATGATTTCCATCGGATTTTGAATACCCATGGAAAAGAGCGATTTGCCTTTGGTACCCATGCGCCAATTCTCGACTATTTAACGGGTCGACTTAGAATTGATTCTTTAAGGGAAGTCGAGGCTGATGAATTAACTAAAAACATGATTCGAAGTGAAAATGCACAAAGATTTTTGGGGCTATAGAGAAGTGATTTTTATGGTGCTCACCTTATTTTCAATGACAGCCATTACTTATGCTCAAGATCAAGACAATTCAATACGAACCATTTATATCAAAGCTATTCCCGGTTTAAAGTACGATGTCGTTAAATTTAATGTTAAACCTGGGGAAAAAGTTAGGATTGTGCTGACGAACAAGGATGAAATGAGTCATAATTTATTGATAACAAAACCTGGTGCACGAGAGAAAGTTGTTGAAGCCGCATTGGCATTAGCGGAGAAAGGTCCTGCTATGAATTTTATTCCAAAACTGCCTGACGTGTTATGGTCGATTCCAGTAATATCTCCCGATGAATCTAAATCAGTCACTTTTACCGCTCCAAACAAACCGGGTACCTACCCTTATGTCTGTACCTACCCAGGACACGGTTATATGATGTTTGGAGAGATGCGTGTTATAGAAGAAAAGATCGTACAAGTGGTCGAAAAAAAGAAAGTTCCCGAGCGGGACACACTTGTTGATGTTCCTCCTCACCCCTATGAAATGAAAGCACCTTACTGGTATCGTGTATTCGTTGAAGGCGCTAGTCCTGCTGCAATCGCCGTACATTTGCCCGGTGAGATTTCCTATTGTTGGGATGCAGCGGTATGTAAGCTGAGATTCGCTTGGAAAGGTGATTTTATTGACAATTCAGATCTTTGGAAAGGACATTTTGATGCTTCTGCCAAAGTATTGGGCGATATCTTCTATCGGGACAATACTGAGTATCCACTTTTAATAGGTGAGAATGCAACTGTCCCAAAGGTTTCTTACAAAGGTTACCGTATAGTAGATCAGTATCCTGAATTTCATTATACGATTAATGACTTAGATGTGTATGAAAGAATTCATCCTAATGAGAATGGAACTGGATTTTCCCGGACGTTTAGAATACCTGACATTCGTGAGTCATTATGGTTTGTTGTGAACTTAGAAAACGAAGCCGTTTTTTATGAGGCGAGTGCAGGCGAGTGGTCTGGCAATCGATTATTATTATCGGCCGATGAAGCTAAAGAATTTACTGTAAAGATGACAAACTTTCATTTGCAATTTCAAAAAAAGAAGAACTGATGCGACTAAGAGGGTTAATATATACATTAATTTTTTTCTGCCAGTTTGTTTCAGTATATGCACAACAAGCATATCAGATAAAAAATATTAAAATACCAGAAAATCTCTCTGCACAAGTCGGTGGTATGGATTTTCTTCCTGATGGACGGTTAATCGCTTGTTTTATGCGAGGGGAAATTATGACTTTTGACCCCAAATCTGACAAGTGGCAACTTTTCGCAAAAGGCTTACAGGGACCCCTCGGTTTATTAGCAATTGATAATAACGAAGTCTTGGTTATGCAACTTCCTGAGCTTACGAGAATCAAAGACACTGATGGAGATGGAGTAGCTGATTTATATGAAAATGCAGCGGACGATTTTGGTATCTCCGGTAATTATCACGAGTTTAATTATGGACCGGTAAGAGATAGTGTCGGGAACATTTATTTTGCTTTGAACGCTGGCTCATCATCTGGCGGTGCTGGCAATATTCGCACGGTAGTTCGCGGTAAAGTGAACCCATTGGGCAGAGAGGGTAATGATGGGAGACGCCAAATGTTTTCTGTTGTTCCCTATCGTGGTTGGGTCATGAAACTTTCTCCCGATGGGGAAGCAACACCATTTGCCTCGGGCTTTAGATCCCCCAATGGCATGGGTGTTGATTTGAATGGAAATATTTTTGTGACCGATAATCAAAGCGATTGGGTGGAAACAAGCACCTTGTATCATCTAAAGGAAAATCACTTCTACGGTCATCCTGCAAGTCTTGTTTGGAAAAAGGAATGGGAAAATCGCGATCCGTTTAATGCCTCAATCAGTGAATTAGATAGTATGCGCACCAAGGCAGCGGTGCTGTTTCCTCAGGGAATCATGGCAAATTCACCTTCACAACCTTTAGTAGACGCTAGCGGCGGAAAGTTCGGTCCGTTTGCCGGTCAGCTCTTTGTAGGCGAAATGAATCGTGACCGAATAGTGCGTGTCATGCTTGAGGAGGTCGCTGGTGAACTCCAGGGTGCTTGTATCCCATTTATTGACGGTCAAGGACTGAACTTCGGGAATAACCGTTTGGCTTTTGATCACGAGGGTAACTTATGGGTCGGTCAAATTAAATTTGGGGGATGGGTAGGCCATTCGGGCATACAAAAGATCGAATACACGGGAAACATGCCAATGGAAATCTTAACAATGAGTCTGACTAAAGAGGGTTTCGATCTAACATTCACGCAATCCGTTAATGCTAAAGAAGCCTTAACGCCTGCTAATTACAAAGTACATCATTATAAATATGAATATAAAAAGAAAGCCATTGATGAAGGGATTGATGTTTCTACACAGGTCGATTTGAAGGAAGTTGACATAGAAGATATTCAACTGTCGGAAGACAGAAAAAAGGTTTCGTTGAAATTGGCAGATCTTAAGCCGGGTTATGTATATGAATTGAAACTGGAAAACATCAGAAACTCAGCGGATGTGCCGTTGGCAAATACGCTGATATGCTATACGTTAAATAATTTACTAGACTCATCGGCGGAGATTATTAAGAAGCAAGACAAAACGAATTAAAAAATGAGCAAAATAAATCGGAAAGAATTTTTCAAGCAGGGCACCATAACTTCACTTGGTTTATTGGCAAGCAATGCTGTGATAGGTGGCACGAACACTTCTGGGGAGAACACGACGAAAATGGACATCGAAACCTATGATCTTATGGAAGAGGTTTTAAAATATCGGAAGATTGACGGGTATGCTACTTCCAATTTTTCAGAGGAGAATTTAGCTTCACAATTGGATTATGCCAACCGGTTGGGGATTGAGAAACTTTTTATTGCCATGCCTATGCTAAGTCGTAAGGAAACTCCAGAAGAATTTAAAAGCTCTAATGACTTGGCTATAAAGGCAATGAAGAAGTTCCCTGAACGTTTAGTTGGACAACTTAGCATGAATCCTCTTTATAAACAGGCGGCGATGGATGAAATTGATCGTTGTGTAGACCAGGGTTTGCGAGGAACCCGACTTTACAACCAGGTTAAGATTAACGATCCGGTATACTATCCATTTATAGAAAAGTTTATCGATTTAAAGATGATCATTTTTATGCATGGAGAGGTTCAGTTAGGTGTTGGAGGGTATAGGATGAAATATGATGCCAACAAAGCATTGACGACATCAACTCCAGATGACTTTGTTGATGTGGCAAAACGTTACCCGGAGGCAAAATTCCAGTTTGCTCATTTAGGAGGCGGCGGAGATTGGGAGTATATGTGTAAAGCTTTTCAAGATTATCCGAATATCTATGTCGATACGGGTGGGAGCAATAATGATGAATACATGATAGATTTTGCTTTTGAATGTTTAGGAGAAGATCGGGTCTTCTACGGTTCCGACAGCTCTTATTTCCAAAGTATAGGTCGCGTATTCGCTTCTAACCTAAGCGATGCTCAAAAAAGAAAGTTATTTTATGAAAATTATCATAAACTGTTAACTGACTATTAATATCACGCTTGTTGCTTTACCTGAAGTTTCGTCCTTTGTAAAATGTATTCGAAGGGATTTCTTCATTCTCTATTTTCGGGTTCAGGCTTGCTATAGCTTGTTTTTGCATCAATTTACTCATCAACCTTGTTAAGTCAAAACACTTTTTCACAATCACATGGACGACTTTTCCTTCTCGTTGTACTTTTCCTTCTACCATTAATAGTTTGGCATTTAAAATCTCTTTCCGATAGGTTTTAAATAATTTTTCAAAAACAACCAGATTTGCAGATCCTGTTTCATCTTCAATGGTGATAAAACATATACCAGCAGCCGTTGCCGGTCTTTGTCTGACAAGAACCAAGCCTGCAACCTTTACAAACTCCCCGTCTAACACATCTTCATTAATAGCAAGTGTTGATAATACTCGCAACATTTCTAATTGAGGGCGGACAAAACTCACCGGATGTGCTTTTAAAGAAAGTCCAATTGAAGCATAATCGTGCAGCACGTGTTCACCCGGAGTCATCAAAGGTAACTCAACTTGTGCCTCTGATGCACTTTCAGAAGGTTGTCCTTTAAAGAGCGCCTTTGGCATATCTTGCAAGGCTGCAATTTCCCAAAAAGCTTGCCTTCTATCCATACCTAACGAACGGAATGCATCAGCATCAGCTAACTTTTCTAAAGCAGCAATGCTTAATCCTATATTCCTTAAAGAATCAATAGTCTTATATTTTTTTCCCCGAGATGCTATCAATACATCCAACTCTGTTTTTTGTAAGCCTTTGATTTGTCGGAACCCTAAACGAATAGCATAATGCTCTCCTATTTTTTCTTCCAGACGATTGTTCCATATTGAATAATTGATATCTGGAGGTCGGACCTCTACACCGTGTTTCTGAGCATCGATAACGATTTGTGCAGGTTGATAAAAGCCCATTGGCATACTGTTGAGCAGAGCTGTTGCAAAAACATCGGGGTATATACATTTCAACCAGCTTGACACATATACCAACAAAGCAAAGCTCGCGGCGTGGCTTTCGGGAAAACCATAACTGCCAAAACCCTCTAGTTGTTTAAATATACGTTCAGCAAATTCCTGAGTATAGCCTTTTGCTATCATACCCTGAATTAGTTTTTCCTTATACCGGTTTACTTGGCCGTTTGATTTAAAAGTTGCCATGCTTCTGCGAAGGCCATCAGCATCATGTGCTGAAAATCCGGCAGCAACAATAGCGATTTTCATGGCCTGTTCCTGAAAGAGAGGAACACCTTTGGTTCTTTTTAATATAGGTTCTAATTCAGGCATAGGATAGTCTTCCTCTTCTTCTCCATTGCGTCTACGTAGATAAGGATGAACCATATCTCCTTGTATGGGACCCGGACGAACAATAGCTACTTCAATCACCAGATCATAAAATTCTTTCGGCTTTAAACGAGGCAACATAGACATTTGAGCGCGACTTTCAATTTGAAAAACACCCAATGTGTCTGCCTGGCTAATCATCTGATAAACTTCTGGTACATCCTGAGGTATGTCAGCTAAAGACCATTCTTTGTTGTAATGATCTCTGCATAAATCAAATGCTTTTCTGATACAGGTCAACATACCCAAGGCCAGTACGTCGACTTTCAGAAAACCTAATTCTTCTATATCATCTTTATTCCATTCTATATTCGTACGTCCGTCCATCCGGGCGTTCAAAATCGGACAAAGGTCAGTCAGCTTTCCCTGCGTTACCACAAAGCCTCCTGTATGCTGACCTAATTGGCGAGGAAACCCAATCATCTGAGTCGTCAGGTTTAATGTCTTTTGCAGATGTGGGTTATTGGGGTCAAGCCCTTGCTCCTTTATCATTTTATCGTCAAACCAATCATCGCTATACCGCCATATAGAACTGGACAGACGATTAATGGTATCAACCGATAATCCCATAGCTCTACCAACGTCCCTTATGGCACCTTTTTGATGAACTTGTGTAACAGTAGCTACAATCGCTGCCCGATCACGACCATATTTATCATAGATATATTGAATGATCTCCTCCCTGCGCTCATGTTCAAAATCAACATCAATATCAGGAGGTTCATCTCTTTCAGAAGATATAAATCGCTCGAACAAGAGTTCAAACTTATTGGGGTTTACTGAGGTGATCCCCAAACAAAAACAAACAGCTGAATTAGCAGCAGAGCCCCTCCCCTGACATAATATTCCACGATTTCTCGCTTCACGTACAACGTCTTCCACAAATAGAAAATAATTAGCATAATCTTTCTCTTTAATGAAACTCATCTCATGATGTATCATGCCGACTACCTTTTCTGGAATTTCCTCACCATAATGTCTGTGAGCACCTTCCCATGTCAAATGTTCTAGTTCTTCGAGTGGTGTCCTTCCACATTGATTAATCTCTACAGGATAAACATATTGCAGTTCGCTAAGCGAAAACGTACATGCTTCAGATATTTCCAGTGCATTCTGGATAGCATCAGGGTGTTCTCTAAACAAACGGTATATTTCGTTGATGGGTTTTAGGAAGCGTTCCGCATTTTGATGCAAACGAAAACCTGCTTCGTAAATCGTACATTTTTCTCGAATGCAAGTAAGCACATCTTGCAGTTCCCGACGTCCAGGATCATGGTAATGGACATCATTCGTAGCCACCATCGGCAAATCATATTGTTCACATAATTGCTGGGTACGGAAAATAAGTTTATCATCATGCCCCATATAGCTACGGGTAGCAGAGATATACACTTGCTTACCCAGAGCCTCTTTATATTCTGCAATACTTTGAATAAAGGAATCTTCAAAAGAATAATAACGGTTAAGGTGACCTGGGTTTACTGCAATGAAAATTATACCTTTTGAATGTTCATATACATCGTTCTTGAATAAATGACATTGACCTTTTTCTGCTCGTAGATTACCCAAGGATAGCAATGCAGACAATCTACCATACGCCTCTTTATCTGTCGGATAGGCTAACAAACTGGGGCCGTCCAGTAAATCCAAACGACAAGCAGGTATGATTTTGATATTTCTTTCCTTAGTGGCGGAATGAGCTCTGACAATACCAGCCATAGAATTCCGATCCGTAATCGCTATTTTTTTATACCCATACTCCGCTGCCTGTTCCACAAGTTCATGAGGGTGGGATGCTCCTCGTAAAAAGCTGAAATTTGAAGTAACCTGCAATTCACTATAATCCATCTTTGTTTACCTTTTATGCAAAAAAACCATGAAGAAACCATTTTATTCCTTCTTCGCTCTCATAATGTCCAGAACGGAATAACCAATAACGTTGGCCTGCTTCGTCTTCTACGCGATAATAATCTCTATGCTGCCCATTTTCAAGCCACCATTCCTGTTCAATACGTTCTGGTCCGTCCGCCTTGACGATGGTATGCCGAAAATCTCTATAAATAAAAAACTTGGGTGGAGCATCAGGTATGATTGACATTACTTCTACCGGTTCGGGCTTTTTAAGTAATTCGGTTGGTCGGGGTTGGTCCGTTCGCCATTCGGAACTTGGTTTTTCATAAATAGTCATCGAGTTCTTATAGGATCGTTCAGGCCAAAAATGCTCTGCGGGCAGATAGCGTTGTATGGTTCTAGCTCCCACTTTTCCTGCAATGCGATCAAGTAAGCGGATGACATTTTGATCTTTCAACCCATTATTTCCTTTCCACAAAGCCTCCTGTTCGGGTATTACACTATTGACCTTAACAGCATCAAGTACAAATAGTTCAATTCCTAATCCAGGACGTATCTGTTCGATTTTAAGCTCAAAAAGTTTAAATAAGTGGTTCGGATCATTGCTAGCTACATTGGTTCCAATCTTTATTTTGACAAGTTTACTGTCAACCCGGTGACAAGTTAAAAGCCCGGTCCGCAGCCCTTTTCCTTCTTTTTGTAGATTCATACAAAGCTTAACAAGCAACTTCTCTAAAGCGATCTCTATTCCATGACGAGTCTTAATTGGTTCTAAACAAGATAGTCTTTCCTGAAACAGACTAGGTTCGTCAATAAGCTTAAATGTTTCAGGGCATGTACCGAGAGCTTGTCCTAATCGGCTTAAAAACTCCTCTCCAAAACGTCTACGGAGGACTGACCGTGGCATATT from Pedobacter indicus carries:
- a CDS encoding Y-family DNA polymerase, encoding MQKRYAYIWFQFLLSDWLVIRRPEFKDIPFVFTVSDHGRMVITVTNYLAQQHGIKVGMRLADAKAICPQLEMIDGEADRPLKLLTGLGRWCIRYSPIIMLDNFSVEGVFLDISGCTHLWGGEANFSKEVVSRLKSNGYEVRVAIADTPGAAWAISRFGSKDLVIPVGEHIEALLPLPPEALRLSETIVSKLKKLGFYQIKNLVNMPRSVLRRRFGEEFLSRLGQALGTCPETFKLIDEPSLFQERLSCLEPIKTRHGIEIALEKLLVKLCMNLQKEGKGLRTGLLTCHRVDSKLVKIKIGTNVASNDPNHLFKLFELKIEQIRPGLGIELFVLDAVKVNSVIPEQEALWKGNNGLKDQNVIRLLDRIAGKVGARTIQRYLPAEHFWPERSYKNSMTIYEKPSSEWRTDQPRPTELLKKPEPVEVMSIIPDAPPKFFIYRDFRHTIVKADGPERIEQEWWLENGQHRDYYRVEDEAGQRYWLFRSGHYESEEGIKWFLHGFFA
- a CDS encoding DUF7133 domain-containing protein, producing MRLRGLIYTLIFFCQFVSVYAQQAYQIKNIKIPENLSAQVGGMDFLPDGRLIACFMRGEIMTFDPKSDKWQLFAKGLQGPLGLLAIDNNEVLVMQLPELTRIKDTDGDGVADLYENAADDFGISGNYHEFNYGPVRDSVGNIYFALNAGSSSGGAGNIRTVVRGKVNPLGREGNDGRRQMFSVVPYRGWVMKLSPDGEATPFASGFRSPNGMGVDLNGNIFVTDNQSDWVETSTLYHLKENHFYGHPASLVWKKEWENRDPFNASISELDSMRTKAAVLFPQGIMANSPSQPLVDASGGKFGPFAGQLFVGEMNRDRIVRVMLEEVAGELQGACIPFIDGQGLNFGNNRLAFDHEGNLWVGQIKFGGWVGHSGIQKIEYTGNMPMEILTMSLTKEGFDLTFTQSVNAKEALTPANYKVHHYKYEYKKKAIDEGIDVSTQVDLKEVDIEDIQLSEDRKKVSLKLADLKPGYVYELKLENIRNSADVPLANTLICYTLNNLLDSSAEIIKKQDKTN
- a CDS encoding error-prone DNA polymerase; the protein is MDYSELQVTSNFSFLRGASHPHELVEQAAEYGYKKIAITDRNSMAGIVRAHSATKERNIKIIPACRLDLLDGPSLLAYPTDKEAYGRLSALLSLGNLRAEKGQCHLFKNDVYEHSKGIIFIAVNPGHLNRYYSFEDSFIQSIAEYKEALGKQVYISATRSYMGHDDKLIFRTQQLCEQYDLPMVATNDVHYHDPGRRELQDVLTCIREKCTIYEAGFRLHQNAERFLKPINEIYRLFREHPDAIQNALEISEACTFSLSELQYVYPVEINQCGRTPLEELEHLTWEGAHRHYGEEIPEKVVGMIHHEMSFIKEKDYANYFLFVEDVVREARNRGILCQGRGSAANSAVCFCLGITSVNPNKFELLFERFISSERDEPPDIDVDFEHERREEIIQYIYDKYGRDRAAIVATVTQVHQKGAIRDVGRAMGLSVDTINRLSSSIWRYSDDWFDDKMIKEQGLDPNNPHLQKTLNLTTQMIGFPRQLGQHTGGFVVTQGKLTDLCPILNARMDGRTNIEWNKDDIEELGFLKVDVLALGMLTCIRKAFDLCRDHYNKEWSLADIPQDVPEVYQMISQADTLGVFQIESRAQMSMLPRLKPKEFYDLVIEVAIVRPGPIQGDMVHPYLRRRNGEEEEDYPMPELEPILKRTKGVPLFQEQAMKIAIVAAGFSAHDADGLRRSMATFKSNGQVNRYKEKLIQGMIAKGYTQEFAERIFKQLEGFGSYGFPESHAASFALLVYVSSWLKCIYPDVFATALLNSMPMGFYQPAQIVIDAQKHGVEVRPPDINYSIWNNRLEEKIGEHYAIRLGFRQIKGLQKTELDVLIASRGKKYKTIDSLRNIGLSIAALEKLADADAFRSLGMDRRQAFWEIAALQDMPKALFKGQPSESASEAQVELPLMTPGEHVLHDYASIGLSLKAHPVSFVRPQLEMLRVLSTLAINEDVLDGEFVKVAGLVLVRQRPATAAGICFITIEDETGSANLVVFEKLFKTYRKEILNAKLLMVEGKVQREGKVVHVIVKKCFDLTRLMSKLMQKQAIASLNPKIENEEIPSNTFYKGRNFR
- a CDS encoding amidohydrolase family protein, translated to MSKINRKEFFKQGTITSLGLLASNAVIGGTNTSGENTTKMDIETYDLMEEVLKYRKIDGYATSNFSEENLASQLDYANRLGIEKLFIAMPMLSRKETPEEFKSSNDLAIKAMKKFPERLVGQLSMNPLYKQAAMDEIDRCVDQGLRGTRLYNQVKINDPVYYPFIEKFIDLKMIIFMHGEVQLGVGGYRMKYDANKALTTSTPDDFVDVAKRYPEAKFQFAHLGGGGDWEYMCKAFQDYPNIYVDTGGSNNDEYMIDFAFECLGEDRVFYGSDSSYFQSIGRVFASNLSDAQKRKLFYENYHKLLTDY